Proteins encoded in a region of the Zea mays cultivar B73 chromosome 4, Zm-B73-REFERENCE-NAM-5.0, whole genome shotgun sequence genome:
- the LOC103655911 gene encoding purple acid phosphatase 22 isoform X2 has translation MTPSVHADEYVRPPQRPLALMAHDKPASHPQQVHISAVGAHHIRITWITDDRSAPSVVDYGTSPGQYDASETGYQATYQFLSYTSGAIHHVTIGPLEPSTTYYYRCGSAGDEFSFRAPPATLPIDFVVIGDVGQTEWAASTLSQIGAADHDMMLLPGDLSYADRQQVLWDSWGRLVQPLASARPWMVTEGNHEKETLRELGTVRRFVAYNARWRMPHEESGSRSNLYYSFDASGGAVHVVMLGSYADLEEGWSEQHAWLRRDLAAVDRRRTPWLLVLMHVPWYNTNRAHQGEAEAMRRDMESLLYEARVDVVFACHTHAYERFARVYDKKANSQGPMYITIGDAGNNKAEKFMSGHELAHLSLFREPSFGYGRLRIIDNRRAVWTWHRNNDKDAQVSDEVWLESLATSP, from the exons ATGACGCCGTCCGTCCATGCCGACGAGTACGTCCGGCCGCCTCAACGGCCGCTGGCGCTCATGGCGCACGACAAGCCGGCATCCCATCCTCAACAG GTGCACATCTCGGCGGTGGGAGCGCACCACATCCGAATTACTTGGATCACCGACGACCGCAGCGCGCCGTCCGTGGTGGACTACGGGACATCTCCGGGACAGTACGACGCCTCCGAGACGGGCTACCAGGCCACGTACCAGTTCTTGTCATACACATCGGGCGCCATACACCACGTCACCATCGGCCCGCTAGAGCCGAGCACGACTTACTACTACAGGTGCGGAAGTGCCGGCGACGAGTTCAGTTTCCGGGCACCTCCGGCCACTCTGCCCATCGATTTCGTCGTCATTG GTGACGTGGGGCAGACGGAGTGGGCGGCGTCGACGCTGTCCCAAATCGGCGCCGCGGACCACGACATGATGCTGCTTCCCGGAGACCTCTCGTACGCGGACCGCCAGCAGGTGCTCTGGGACTCGTGGGGGAGGCTGGTGCAGCCGCTGGCGAGCGCGCGGCCGTGGATGGTGACTGAGGGGAACCACGAGAAGGAGACGCTGCGCGAGCTCGGCACGGTGCGGCGCTTCGTGGCGTACAACGCGCGGTGGCGCATGCCGCACGAGGAGAGCGGCTCGCGCTCCAACCTCTACTACTCCTTCGACGCGTCCGGCGGCGCGGTGCACGTCGTCATGCTGGGCTCCTACGCCGACCTCGAGGAGGGGTGGTCGGAGCAGCACGCGTGGCTGCGGAGGGACCTTGCGGCGGTGGACCGGCGCAGGACGCCGTGGCTGCTGGTGCTCATGCACGTGCCGTGGTACAACACCAACCGGGCGCAccagggcgaggcggaggccatgCGCAGGGACATGGAGAGCCTGCTCTATGAGGCACGCGTGGATGTCGTCTTCGCCTGTCACACCCATGCCTATGAGCGCTTT GCCAGAGTTTATGACAAGAAGGCCAACAGCCAGGGTCCGATGTACATCACCATTGGTGATGCAGGCAACAACAAAGCTGAGAA ATTCATGAGTGGCCATGAGTTGGCGCACCTGTCGCTGTTCCGGGAGCCAAGCTTTGGGTACGGGCGGCTGAGGATTATCGACAACAGGAGAGCAGTATGGACGTGGCACCGTAACAACGATAAGGATGCCCAAGTCTCCGACGAGGTCTGGTTGGAGAGCTTGGCTACCAGTCCATAA
- the LOC103655911 gene encoding purple acid phosphatase 22 isoform X1, which yields MPTSTSGRLNGRWRSWRTTSRHPILNRCQLRLACCAARVDRIRCPCRPGCCGISCRLLRSRQVHISAVGAHHIRITWITDDRSAPSVVDYGTSPGQYDASETGYQATYQFLSYTSGAIHHVTIGPLEPSTTYYYRCGSAGDEFSFRAPPATLPIDFVVIGDVGQTEWAASTLSQIGAADHDMMLLPGDLSYADRQQVLWDSWGRLVQPLASARPWMVTEGNHEKETLRELGTVRRFVAYNARWRMPHEESGSRSNLYYSFDASGGAVHVVMLGSYADLEEGWSEQHAWLRRDLAAVDRRRTPWLLVLMHVPWYNTNRAHQGEAEAMRRDMESLLYEARVDVVFACHTHAYERFARVYDKKANSQGPMYITIGDAGNNKAEKFMSGHELAHLSLFREPSFGYGRLRIIDNRRAVWTWHRNNDKDAQVSDEVWLESLATSP from the exons ATGCCGACGAGTACGTCCGGCCGCCTCAACGGCCGCTGGCGCTCATGGCGCACGACAAGCCGGCATCCCATCCTCAACAGGTGCCAGCTTCGATTGGCATGTTGCGCAGCCAGAGTCGATCGTATACGTTGTCCCTGCCGGCCTGGATGCTGTGGTATAAGCTGTCGTCTTCTCCGATCCCGGCAGGTGCACATCTCGGCGGTGGGAGCGCACCACATCCGAATTACTTGGATCACCGACGACCGCAGCGCGCCGTCCGTGGTGGACTACGGGACATCTCCGGGACAGTACGACGCCTCCGAGACGGGCTACCAGGCCACGTACCAGTTCTTGTCATACACATCGGGCGCCATACACCACGTCACCATCGGCCCGCTAGAGCCGAGCACGACTTACTACTACAGGTGCGGAAGTGCCGGCGACGAGTTCAGTTTCCGGGCACCTCCGGCCACTCTGCCCATCGATTTCGTCGTCATTG GTGACGTGGGGCAGACGGAGTGGGCGGCGTCGACGCTGTCCCAAATCGGCGCCGCGGACCACGACATGATGCTGCTTCCCGGAGACCTCTCGTACGCGGACCGCCAGCAGGTGCTCTGGGACTCGTGGGGGAGGCTGGTGCAGCCGCTGGCGAGCGCGCGGCCGTGGATGGTGACTGAGGGGAACCACGAGAAGGAGACGCTGCGCGAGCTCGGCACGGTGCGGCGCTTCGTGGCGTACAACGCGCGGTGGCGCATGCCGCACGAGGAGAGCGGCTCGCGCTCCAACCTCTACTACTCCTTCGACGCGTCCGGCGGCGCGGTGCACGTCGTCATGCTGGGCTCCTACGCCGACCTCGAGGAGGGGTGGTCGGAGCAGCACGCGTGGCTGCGGAGGGACCTTGCGGCGGTGGACCGGCGCAGGACGCCGTGGCTGCTGGTGCTCATGCACGTGCCGTGGTACAACACCAACCGGGCGCAccagggcgaggcggaggccatgCGCAGGGACATGGAGAGCCTGCTCTATGAGGCACGCGTGGATGTCGTCTTCGCCTGTCACACCCATGCCTATGAGCGCTTT GCCAGAGTTTATGACAAGAAGGCCAACAGCCAGGGTCCGATGTACATCACCATTGGTGATGCAGGCAACAACAAAGCTGAGAA ATTCATGAGTGGCCATGAGTTGGCGCACCTGTCGCTGTTCCGGGAGCCAAGCTTTGGGTACGGGCGGCTGAGGATTATCGACAACAGGAGAGCAGTATGGACGTGGCACCGTAACAACGATAAGGATGCCCAAGTCTCCGACGAGGTCTGGTTGGAGAGCTTGGCTACCAGTCCATAA